A window of the Acipenser ruthenus chromosome 30, fAciRut3.2 maternal haplotype, whole genome shotgun sequence genome harbors these coding sequences:
- the LOC117397843 gene encoding bridge-like lipid transfer protein family member 3A isoform X3 translates to MSVIINSITIKVQAQAFHASFELWQLQGNSLNPKWQRSDLRFTRITDPQRGEVLTFKEINWQTLRIEADAMESGEQDLGSTPLRLITNQGRIRIALKRRMKDCNVVASKLLFILDDLLWVLTDSQLKAMIRYAKSLSEAIERSAQQRKSLAPDPLQRAPTSPGAQPSWNEPAPHAAPPSGAPNSLSQYFEQHDVKESSYHTLISRLDLHICDDSSDSEAGGPQPRVAGGAMQLTFHKLGFDYYPFHWPSDGCRHWERYCGAMETRAQWVSKLLQEFQRRAEGQDRQTGSPVPGKGSPTRTHDGGSTPKSSPPDRVQTPRRTSAALPPQGLPWKRLRSSCVLVRVDDLDIYQVSSRGRHSKKPQTLVSCNRKSLQLPDNVSAIHIQFTEYYFPDHPHLPVPCSNLYGQLNGLQLTPEPLSLLWINLFSLGLLRSLEQVKAFYKLEDSGKGEEHVDVRLDIYQLKLVIPLESRILDHPDRPQSLCVHASHSVFTNTRHCAHATTADLQGTCHSFSHCPFFQPAGGAPSFPRTCSSFHPLPSAFLQHALEGDRAPELLSRKKPPRSQDMWSLHLSGLALDFEGARRSPKGKTLPFLEPLAISLWMCRPGAFQIKPHVPPFTPGCGSRLRASASCSNYIDPRLVTERPGSHLKSRTVQDLLDLGSPRDSNENDWPAQNGEGQEEDAEQMEMASIHVLAQALSPIRLRLNHYQYVALLRVKDTFSRLGAELAQDTLGLRGEQVEPPTVSVGLLLESAEVALLLPPATLEETQSPGSTDSPSLTDSELSPAKGPLVTAGLEDSGIGNAGSSEKEDGNGTTAPPPVEEACEAVEALEDAGPSSPSPSLNPPLHSRGNSSFSLEGELSSALTATKDVTKEAMTVTMDLTKEAVSITKDAFSILSREKMTSTMHKMLFLPPAREQPSRLEEAPSAPGRLRFLNMTLSQSQHSLESASLDGSLPDDRFSVDSDSSDNFVILMDSESGLESVRPDSTPSLRADPRSRDSPALGTERDSSPDLSSSLSQSTEELNQDKVSVLLLRISDVGCAFDMKGDDLLVALEARDVVPEQLGNMTMQQLLSGRALGVPSPHRPLSSEQQGPVLGAPVVQLQFLIGPAAAAQHCPLAETNGFLHLRVRGCTTELLTSSLASLGPFLEDELSADLLPMRVELDSTTVTLKDDGPLLYPTSPRPVPVIFSVEGLALERADDGIFYLRAAGTDLQEQASNTAASLNPDISIPDQLQRALDDAQAALEKANTDRERLLQEIRKYNPGFNL, encoded by the exons ATGTCCGTGATCATAAACTCCATCACCATCAAGGTCCAGGCCCAGGCCTTCCACGCCTCCTTCGAGCTGTGGCAGCTCCAGGGGAACAGCCTGAACCCCAAGTGGCAACGGAGCGACCTCCGCTTCACCCGCATCACGGACCCCCAGCGCGGAGAG gtgctGACGTTCAAGGAGATTAACTGGCAGACCCTACGGATCGAGGCTGACGCCATGGAGAGCGGGGAGCAGGATCTGGGCAGCACCCCCCTGAGACTGATCACTAACCAGGGTCGCATCCGAATCGCCCTGAAGCGCCGG ATGAAGGACTGCAACGTGGTTGCCTCGAAGCTCCTCTTCATCCTGGATGACCTGCTGTGGGTGCTGACCGACTCGCAGCTCAAAGCCATGATCCGCTACGCCAAGTCCCTGAGCGAGGCCATCGAGAGGTCAGCCCAGCAGAGGAAGAGCCTGGCCCCCGACCCCCTGCAG AGGGCGCCCACCTCCCCTGGGGCCCAGCCTTCCTGGAACGAGCCGGCCCCCCACGCTGCCCCCCCGAGCGGGGCCCCCAACAGCCTCAGCCAGTACTTTGAGCAGCATGACGTCAAGGAGTCCTCTTACCACACTCTCATCTCCAGGCTGGACCTGCACATCTGTGACGACAGCTCAGACAGCGAGGCAG GTGGGCCGCAGCCTCGAGTCGCCGGAGGAGCCATGCAGCTGACCTTCCACAAGCTGGGCTTCGACTACTACCCCTTCCACTGGCCTA GCGACGGCTGCCGGCACTGGGAGCGGTACTGTGGTGCCATGGAGACGCGGGCGCAGTGGGTGAGCAAGCTGCTGCAGGAGTTCCAGCGCCGAGCTGAGGGGCAGGACAGGCAGACGGGCTCCCCCGTGCCGGGCAAGGGGTCCCCCACCCGCACACATG ACGGAGGTTCCACTCCGAAGTCCAGCCCCCCGGACCGGGTCCAGACCCCTCGCCGAACCTCTGCAGCCCTGCCGCCCCAGGGACTGCCCTGGAAGAGGCTGCGGTCCAGCTGTGTGCTGGTCAGGGTGGATGACCTGGATATATACCAG GTGTCCAGCAGGGGTCGCCACAGTAAGAAGCCGCAGACCCTGGTGTCCTGCAACAGGAAGTCCCTGCAGCTCCCTGACAACGTGTCAGCCATTCACATCCAGTTCACAGAGTACTACTTCCCTGACCACCCCCATCTCCCCG tgCCCTGCTCCAACCTGTATGGCCAGCTGAACGGGCTCCAGCTGACCCCCGAGCCGCTCAGTCTGCTCTGGATCAATCTCTTCTCACTGGGGCTCCTGCGCAGCCTGGAGCAGGTCAAGGCCTTCTACAAGCTGGAGGATTCTGGGAAGGGGGAGGAGCATGTCGACGTGCGCCTGGACATCTATCAGCTCAag CTGGTGATCCCGCTGGAGTCCAGAATCCTGGACCACCCTGACCGGCCACAGAGCCTCTGTGTCCATGCCTCGCACTCCGTGTTCACCAACACGCGGCACTGCGCCCACGCCACGACAGCTGACCTGCAGGGCACCTGCCACTCCTTCAGCCACTGCCCCTTCTTCCAGCCCGCGGGGGGCGCCCCAAGCTTCCCCAGAACCTGCAGCAGCTTCCACCCGCTCCCCTCCGCCTTCCTGCAGCACGCCCTGGAGGGGGATCGAGCCCCGGAGCTGTTGAGCAGGAAGAAACCCCCCCGCTCCCAGGACATGTGGTCCCTGCACCTCTCTGGGCTGGCTTTAGACTTCGAAGGGGCGCGCCGGAGCCCCAAAGGAAAGACTCTGCCCTTCCTGGAGCCCTTGGCCATCTCCCTGTGGATGTGCCGCCCGGGGGCCTTCCAGATCAAGCCCCACGTACCTCCCTTTACTCCAGGCTGTGGCTCTAGATTGAGGGCGTCTGCAAGCTGCAGTAACTATATCGACCCCAGGTTAGTGACTGAGAGGCCTGGAAGCCACCTCAAATCCAGAACAGTGCAGGATCTGTTGGATCTGGGGTCACCCAGGGATTCTAACGAGAATGACTGGCCAGCACAGAACGGGGAAGGGCAGGAGGAGGACGCGGAGCAAATGGAGATGGCTTCAATCCACGTTTTGGCACAAGCCTTATCCCCTATCAGGCTGCGGCTGAACCACTATCAGTACGTGGCTCTCTTGAGAGTGAAGGACACCTTTTCCAGGCTGGGGGCCGAGTTAGCTCAGGACACGCTGGGGCTGAGGGGCGAGCAGGTGGAGCCCCCTACTGTTAGTGTGGGGTTACTGCTGGAGAGTGCTGAAGTAGCGTTGCTGCTGCCTCCTGCAACGCTTGAAGAGACTCAGTCCCCTGGAAGCACGGACAGCCCCAGCCTGACTGATTCAGAACTGTCCCCAGCGAAGGGGCCCTTGGTCACTGCCGGACTGGAGGACAGCGGCATTGGGAACGCAGGATCCTCGGAGAAGGAAGACGGCAACGGCACCACAGCGCCCCCTCCTGTCGAGGAGGCCTGCGAGGCTGTGGAGGCCCTGGAAGATGCAGGCCCCTCCTCCCCTTCCCCATCTCTAAACCCTCCCCTTCACTCCCGAGGCAACTCCTCCTTCAGCCTGGAGGGGGAGCTGTCGAGCGCACTCACCGCCACCAAGGACGTCACCAAAGAGGCGATGACCGTGACCATGGACCTGACCAAAGAGGCCGTGTCCATCACCAAGGACGCCTTCAGCATCCTGAGCCGGGAGAAGATGACCTCTACCATGCACAAGATGCTGTTCCTGCCCCCAGCCAG AGAGCAGCCCTCTCGTCTTGAGGAGGCACCCTCAGCCCCTGGGAGGCTGCGTTTCCTCAACATGACCCTCTCTCAATCCCAGCACTCCTTGGAGAGCGCCTCGCTGGACGGCAGCCTTCCTGACGACCGCTTCTCCGTAGACAGCGACAGCAGCGACAACTTTGTCATCCTCATGGACTCCG AGTCCGGTTTGGAGTCCGTGCGCCCGGACAGCACCCCCTCTCTGCGGGCGGACCCCAGGAGCCGTGACAGTCCAGCGCTGGGGACGGAGAGAGACTCGTCCCCTGATCTCAGCAGCTCCCTGTCCCAGAGCACGGAGGAGCTCAACCAGGACAAG GTGTCGGTGCTGCTTCTCCGGATCAGCGATGTGGGCTGCGCGTTCGATATGAAAGGGGATGACCTGCTGGTGGCGCTAGAGGCTCGGGATGTGGTTCCTGAACAACTGGGCAACATGACCATGCAGCAGCTCCTGAGCGGACGCGCCTTGG GAGTACCGTCGCCCCACAGGCCCCTTTCCTCAGAGCAGCAGGGGCCTGTGCTGGGGGCCCCTGTAGTGCAGCTGCAGTTCCTGATTGGCCCCGCAGCTGCAGCACAGCACTGCCCCCTGGCTGAAACCAACGGCTTCCTGCACCTGCGGGTGAGAGGCTGCACTACGGAGCTGCTGACCTCCTCGCTGGCCAGCCTCGGGCCGTTCCTGGAGGACGAGCTCAGTGCCGACCTGCTGCCCATGAGGGTGGAACTGGACAGCACCACGGTCACTCTCAAG GATGACGGACCTCTGCTGTACCCCACCTCCCCGAGGCCTGTCCCAGTCATCTTCTCTGTGGAGGGGCTGGCTCTGGAGCGTGCAGACGATGGCATCTTCTACCTGCGAG CTGCGGGGACAGACTTACAAGAGCAGGCCAGCAACACAGCTGCCTCACTGAATCCTGACATCTCTATCCCAGACCAG CTCCAGAGAGCCTTGGACGATGCACAGGCAGCTCTTGAAAAAGCCAACACAGACCGGGAGAGACTGCTCCAGGAGATTAGAAAATACAACCCTGGATTTAACCTCTGA